GTCAGGTCCGCCTCGTTGCCCGTCGAGACGAGCGTGGAGAAGCCGAGGCCGCGCGCCTCCCCGCGCGAGGCGAGCGCGCCGATCATGCTGCCCGACTGCGAGATGACACCGATCCGGCCCTTCGTCAGGCGCGGAAGTTCGAGCACGGCATTGGCTGAGAGCGTAAGCCCTGCGCGCGTGTCGATCACGCCCAGCGAATTGGGTCCGACGAGGCGCATGCCGGCGTCGCGTGCGATCTCCACCACGCGGGCCTGGCGCGCCTTGCCCTCCGCCCCCGCTTCCGAGAAGCCGCTGGCGAGGATCGTGGCGCAGGCCACGCCCTTCGCCGCGCAGGCCGCCAGCGCGTCCTCCACGGCATCCGTCCCGACCATGACGAAGGCGTGGTCGACCGGCCCGTCGATGGCGCCCACGTCCGGCGCGCAGGGCACACCGAAAATCTCCGCCCGCGTCGGGTTCACGGGCACCACGCGGCCCGCGAACCCGTGGCGCGCGAGAAATCTCTGCGGGCGCGAGGTCGTCTTGCGCGGGTCGCCCGACGCGCCGATCAGCGCGACCGTGCGCGGCGCGAACAGCGCGCGGGCGAGCGCCGCGCCGCCGTCCCCGCCGCTGTCCGGGGCGGGCGTGCCTCCGGCCGCGGCCACGCTCATGCCTTGCCCGCGGGCTTCGGCGGGCGCTGCGAAAAGCGGCGGTCGAACACGTGCTCGGCGATGCGGTTCAGCATCATCTCGTTCGATCCGCCCGCGATCATCCAGCCGCGCGTCTTGCGGAAGCAGTATTCGACGAGCGAATCCCGGCAATAGCCGCCGCCGCCCATGCACTGCAGCGCCTCGTTGGCGATGTCGAAGCCCGCGCGGTTGCAGAACGCCTTGGCGATGGAGGTGTCCTCCGCCGACGGCAGGCCCCGGTCGGCCCTGGTCGCGGCGCGGTAGAGCAGCAACTGCCCGGCGTCGAGCCGGATCTTCATTTCCGCGAACTTCCACTGGATGCCCTGGAAGTCGGCGAGCGGGCGGCCGAACTGCTCCCGGTGCAGGACGTGCTCGCGCGCCGCCTCGTAGGCATAGCGGCCGAGCGCCAGCGAGCGCGCCGTGTTGCCGATCCGCTCGGCGTTGAAGCCCTGGATCTGCTTCTTGAAGCCGCCTGGGCCCAGCAGCACGTCCTCCGGCGGCACGTACACATTGTCGAAATAGAGCGCGCACCACGCCTCGTCGTTCATGTAGTGGACGGGCTTTCCTTGCGTGAACCCCTCCGCGCCGCGCTCGACCATGACCGAGCCGATGCCGCCCACGCCCGGCCCGAAGCGGCAGTAGATCAGGAAGATGTCGGCCTCCGCCGAGTGGCTGGTGAACACCTTTCCGCCATTGAGGCGGTAGCCCTTGCCGTCGGGCGTCGCGGTCGTCGCGAGGTCGGTGACGGCAGAGCCCGCGCCCGGCTCCGACATGCCGAGGCCGATCAGCGTCTCGCCCTTCAGAAGCGGCTTCAGGTAACGCTCTTTCTGGTCGGGCGTCGCATATTCGGCGAGCGTGCGGATCGCGCCGAAATTGCCGGCCTGGATCACGTCGGCGCTGCGCGGGCAGGCGGCGGCCACCTCCTCGATGGCGATGACCGCGTCCATCAGCGTGCCGCCCTGACCTCCGTCCGCCTCCGGGATCGTGATGCCCATGAGGCCGGCGTCCGCCAGCAGGCGCGCCACGTCGAAGTCGAAGCGGTCGGAATGTGCACGCGCCAGCGCCCCCTCCGGCAGGTGGCGCCGGGCAAGCCCGCGCACGGCGTCGCGGAAGATCTGCTGTTCTTCGCTGAGTTCGAAATCCATCGGGTGTCCTGCCGGGTGTCCTGACGGCCCGTGGCGGGCCTCACTTGTTTTCTCGACAATACCTTTCAGGACGTATGCAAGACAATACCTCTTTCGGCGCCTGCGGGGGCGGGGCTCAGAGGCTGCCGCCCGACGGCGTCCATAGCGCGGGCTCCTCCGTCTCGGACGGACCCATGTCGAGGTTGATCTCGAACTCGTAGCGGTCCGGGCGATAGAGGGCGCGGATATACTCCACGGGCCGGCCGTTCTGGTCGCGCACGGTCCGGATGATGCAGAGCAGCGGCGCGCCGACCTCCACCCCGATCAGCGGCGCGACGGTCGCGTCCGCGGCCCGCGCGGTCACCCGCTGGTAGGCGCGGGCGACCTTCACGCCCGCACGGTCGAGCAATTGCAGGAAGGGCATCTTCTGCATGTCCGCGCGCGTGTAGGTGCGGCCCACGTCCTCCGGTACCCAGGTCACGGCATGGGAGAACGGCTCGCCCTTGTGCGAGCGCAGGCGCACCGCCTTCTGCACGGTCGCGCCGCGCGGCAGATCCAGCGCCGCGGCGATGTGGTCGGGGGCGGCCATGTACTGGAACTCCAGCACCTTGACCTTTGTGCGCAGGCCCATGGCGAGCAGGTTCTCCATCAGCCCGCGCAGGCCCGCGTCGACCGCGCGCGAGGCGCGTTGCGGGCGGGCGAACGTGCCGCGCCCGCGCTGGCGCACGACGAGACCCTCGGCCTCCAGCCGCTCCAGCGTCTTGCGGATGGTCACGCGCGAGACGCCGAAACTCTGGCCAAGCTCCACCTCGCTCGGCATCG
This is a stretch of genomic DNA from Futiania mangrovi. It encodes these proteins:
- a CDS encoding acyl-CoA dehydrogenase family protein gives rise to the protein MDFELSEEQQIFRDAVRGLARRHLPEGALARAHSDRFDFDVARLLADAGLMGITIPEADGGQGGTLMDAVIAIEEVAAACPRSADVIQAGNFGAIRTLAEYATPDQKERYLKPLLKGETLIGLGMSEPGAGSAVTDLATTATPDGKGYRLNGGKVFTSHSAEADIFLIYCRFGPGVGGIGSVMVERGAEGFTQGKPVHYMNDEAWCALYFDNVYVPPEDVLLGPGGFKKQIQGFNAERIGNTARSLALGRYAYEAAREHVLHREQFGRPLADFQGIQWKFAEMKIRLDAGQLLLYRAATRADRGLPSAEDTSIAKAFCNRAGFDIANEALQCMGGGGYCRDSLVEYCFRKTRGWMIAGGSNEMMLNRIAEHVFDRRFSQRPPKPAGKA
- a CDS encoding GntR family transcriptional regulator, giving the protein MKGSQPATQAGQDAGSSPLPLYHRIYMVLREQILEGFFPEDTPMPSEVELGQSFGVSRVTIRKTLERLEAEGLVVRQRGRGTFARPQRASRAVDAGLRGLMENLLAMGLRTKVKVLEFQYMAAPDHIAAALDLPRGATVQKAVRLRSHKGEPFSHAVTWVPEDVGRTYTRADMQKMPFLQLLDRAGVKVARAYQRVTARAADATVAPLIGVEVGAPLLCIIRTVRDQNGRPVEYIRALYRPDRYEFEINLDMGPSETEEPALWTPSGGSL